The genomic region AGAACTTCGCCCTCCAGGTGGGCGGCCAGTACAACTGGTACTCCGACGAGAGCGACTTCAACCTGGAGCTCATCGACAAGGTGCGCGAGCAGGCCCAGGCCGCGTCGTCGCTGCTGCTCCAGTGGGGCGCGCACGCGGGCGTGGAGGTGACGCCGCTCTACGGCAAGTTCGCCTTCTTCAACAACTCGCTGGCGCAGTTCAGCCTGGTGCTCAGCGGCGGCGCGGGCATCGGCAAGACGCGCCACCTCATCCGCCCGGAGGTGGCGAACGAGGTGGAGGGCCAGACGTACCAGGTGCCCGCGCGCTTCGGCGACACGGGCAACAAGTTCCTGGGTGAGGTGGGCGGCGGCTTCCGCGTGCAGTTCGGCGAGTCCTACGCCATCCGCCTGGAGGTGCGCGACCTCATCTACACCGCGCGCGTGGACAAGGTGGACGGCTGCAACCTGGCGGACTTCGAGGCGCTGGAGGCCGCGCGTGCCGCCAACCAGCCCTTCGACGGCCTCAACCTGAGCGGCAGCTGCCAGGTCTCCAAGTTCGACGGCGTGGACCCGAAGACGAAGAAGAACTACCGCGAGGACATCATCCTCGGGCGGGACCTCGTCGCCGAGCCTTCGTCGGACGTCCTCAACAACGTCAGCTTCTACGCTGGCTTCTCGGTGCTCTTCTAGCCATGTCCCGACTGCTCCGACTCCTCGTCGTCCTCGGGCCCCTCGCCGTGCCCGCCGCCGCGTTCGCCCAGCAGGACGTGGGCACCTACAACCGCGCGCTGTCCGCCTTCAACGAGGGCAAGCTCGACACCGCCGCCCCCCTCTTCGCGCAGCTTGCGGAAGGGGAGGACGCGGACCTGAAGGGCAAGGCCGAGTTCTACCTGGCGCAGACCTTCGCCAAGAAGGAGCTGCCCGTCGCGGCCTTCATCTCCTACGCGGCCATCGTCAACGCCGGCCCCAAGCACCCCTCGTACCTGAAGGCCATCGAGGGGCTGGTGGACATGCAGCAGCGGCTGGATGAGCAGAACCTCATCCCCAGCATCCTCAACCAGGCCTACACCGACGAGGTGCGCGACCAGTGGGTCACGCTGCCCAAGGAGGTCCTGGCGCGCATCAACTACCTGGTCGGCACCGCCAGCCAGCGCCGCATGCGCTTCGAGGAGTCCCGCTCG from Corallococcus macrosporus harbors:
- a CDS encoding outer membrane beta-barrel domain-containing protein, giving the protein MRPFRSIALLVAAVPALAFAQGAAPAQPPAAPGPDATAPASPSPAEPPERQRTERAAPAVPQTSPEAAPARPSAPATPEEDDTGGTPSSSQAPEAQAPAATPPADAPVLDSGEAPRTTDAQQQRLVNGAPLYNPNVNVHIVQKKRFADEGKHELVLYPGVVQVNGKFTNHVGTALHYVYHLQENFALQVGGQYNWYSDESDFNLELIDKVREQAQAASSLLLQWGAHAGVEVTPLYGKFAFFNNSLAQFSLVLSGGAGIGKTRHLIRPEVANEVEGQTYQVPARFGDTGNKFLGEVGGGFRVQFGESYAIRLEVRDLIYTARVDKVDGCNLADFEALEAARAANQPFDGLNLSGSCQVSKFDGVDPKTKKNYREDIILGRDLVAEPSSDVLNNVSFYAGFSVLF